One genomic segment of Ipomoea triloba cultivar NCNSP0323 chromosome 9, ASM357664v1 includes these proteins:
- the LOC116029202 gene encoding probable 2-oxoglutarate-dependent dioxygenase At5g05600, with protein sequence MSSWSEWPEPIVPVQCLYESGITTIPERYVKRVPGAEVEDEGVNIPLIDLKDLDSSDGSVRNRVLERISEACREWGFFQVVGHGVDHGLMADMQAAWREFFRLPLEEKQEYGNSPATYEGYGSRQGVEKGAKLDWNDYFFLHFLPNSIMDTCKWPHLPVSCRELIAKYCEEVANLGDKLTRILSVNLGLKEDRIHEAFGGHEERAACLRVNFYPKCSQPDLAMGLSPHSDPGGLTFLLVDADVAGLQIFHGDKWITVKPLPNAFIINIGDQIQVMTNDIYKSVEHRVMANSEKERLSMALFYNPGGDVVVKPLEEVVSKDKPAMYPAMTYYQYRTFIMTKGLKGKSQLESLKKSKS encoded by the exons ATGAGTAGTTGGAGTGAATGGCCGGAGCCGATTGTCCCGGTTCAGTGTCTGTATGAAAGCGGCATTACGACGATCCCGGAAAGGTACGTGAAACGGGTGCCGGGGGCTGAGGTGGAGGACGAGGGGGTAAACATTCCGTTGATCGACTTGAAGGACCTGGATTCGTCGGACGGGTCGGTGCGAAATCGGGTTCTTGAGAGGATTTCGGAGGCGTGTCGTGAGTGGGGGTTCTTCCAGGTGGTGGGTCACGGCGTGGACCACGGGTTGATGGCGGATATGCAGGCGGCGTGGCGGGAATTCTTCCGTTTGCCGTTGGAGGAGAAGCAGGAGTACGGCAATTCCCCGGCCACCTACGAGGGATACGGCAGCCGCCAAGGGGTGGAGAAGGGCGCCAAGTTGGACTGGAACGATTacttttttctccattttctgccCAACTCGATCATGGATACTTGCAAGTGGCCACATCTTCCCGTTTCATGCCG GGAATTGATTGCAAAATATTGTGAAGAGGTGGCGAATCTGGGGGATAAGCTGACAAGGATATTGTCAGTGAACTTGGGACTGAAAGAGGATAGGATTCATGAAGCTTTTGGTGGGCATGAAGAGAGAGCGGCATGCTTAAGGGTTAATTTTTATCCGAAATGCTCTCAACCAGACCTTGCGATGGGTCTCTCTCCCCATTCTGACCCTGGTGGATTGACATTTCTCCTTGTTGATGCTGACGTGGCTGGCCTCCAAATCTTCCACGGTGACAAGTGGATAACAGTTAAGCCACTCCCAAACGCATTCATTATCAACATAGGTGATCAAATTCAG GTGATGACTAATGATATATATAAGAGCGTGGAGCATAGAGTGATGGCGAACTCGGAGAAGGAAAGGTTGTCAATGGCTCTGTTCTACAACCCAGGTGGAGATGTGGTGGTGAAGCCTCTCGAAGAAGTTGTTAGCAAGGACAAACCTGCAATGTATCCTGCAATGACATACTATCAGTACAGGACTTTCATCATGACAAAAGGTCTTAAAGGAAAATCTCAACTGGAGTCgctaaaaaaatctaaatcttAG